A genomic segment from Thermostichus lividus PCC 6715 encodes:
- a CDS encoding M48 family metallopeptidase, with translation MSVVCGLAIVLHPGMVQAQNLWQRLLLQGVQVLQLSNISPRQEVALGQQINDQMLRQGMRIVRNRAAQDYINSIGQRLVSVGDRRGLPYQFQIIQDRQVNAYATMGGFVYVTTGLMLRAENEAELASVIAHEIGHIDQRHVIRQLQQTAIAQGLMTAAGLDRDRGIQLAMELAFRRPRSREQELDADRYGLNLLTRSNYDPRGMVTFLQKLRQQGGTPPTILSTHPAPGDRLAIAENLIRSGLGNACLHTPQPMCGTDTIAYQQTLRSFSN, from the coding sequence ATGAGTGTGGTGTGTGGGCTAGCCATTGTCCTGCACCCCGGCATGGTACAGGCTCAAAACCTTTGGCAGCGCCTCCTGCTACAGGGAGTCCAAGTTCTCCAACTGTCCAATATTTCACCGCGACAGGAGGTGGCGCTTGGGCAACAGATTAATGACCAAATGCTGCGGCAAGGAATGCGTATCGTTCGCAATCGGGCAGCTCAGGATTACATTAACAGCATTGGCCAACGATTGGTGAGTGTAGGCGATCGCCGCGGTTTGCCTTACCAGTTTCAGATCATTCAAGACCGACAAGTGAATGCCTACGCAACCATGGGCGGGTTTGTGTATGTCACCACCGGGCTGATGCTGCGGGCTGAAAACGAGGCCGAGCTAGCCAGTGTGATTGCCCACGAAATTGGCCACATTGACCAGCGCCATGTGATCCGGCAGCTACAGCAGACCGCTATTGCCCAAGGACTGATGACCGCCGCTGGTTTGGATCGCGATCGCGGCATTCAACTGGCGATGGAACTGGCCTTCCGCCGTCCCCGTAGCCGTGAGCAGGAATTAGACGCCGATCGCTATGGTCTCAACCTGTTGACCCGCAGTAATTATGATCCGCGGGGAATGGTCACCTTCCTGCAAAAGTTACGACAGCAGGGGGGAACCCCACCAACCATTTTGAGCACTCACCCTGCCCCGGGCGATCGCCTCGCCATTGCCGAGAACTTAATTCGGTCTGGTTTAGGGAATGCGTGCTTGCATACCCCGCAGCCGATGTGTGGTACCGATACCATTGCCTATCAGCAAACCCTGCGTTCGTTTAGCAACTAG
- the shc gene encoding squalene--hopene cyclase produces MHTELAPAIDQQKLQQAIRASQDYLLSQQYPEGYWWAELESNVTMTAEVILLHKIWGTEQRLPLAKAEHYLRIHQREHGGWELFYSDGGDLSTSVEAYMGLRLLGVPMDDPALVKARQFILARGGITKTRIFTKLHLALLGCYDWRGIPSLPPWIMLLPEGSPFTIYDMSSWARGSTVPLLIVMDRKPVYPMQPALSLDELYVEGRANASYELPRQGNWGDVFIGLDQVFKVCEAWNLTPLRQEGIKAAEKWVLERQEASGDWGGIIPAMLNSLLALRVLNYAVDDPIVQRGMAAVDRFAIETETEYRVQPCVSPVWDTALVMRAMVDSGIAADHPALVKAGEWLLSKQILDYGDWCVKNKTGQPGGWAFEFENRFYPDVDDTAVVVMALEAVTLPDEKVKRQAMERAAAWVASMQCRPGGWAAFDVDNDQDWLNAIPYGDLKAMIDPNTADVTARVLEMVGRCALSFDSTAVDRALAYLRNEQEPEGCWFGRWGVNYIYGTSGVLSALALVAPRYDRWRIRRAAEWLVQCQNRDGGWGETCWSYNDPSLKGKGDSTPSQTAWALIGLLAAAEATGEAATAAIERGVTYLLETQRSDGTWNEDYFTGTGFPCHFYLKYHYYQQHFPLTALGRYARWREQA; encoded by the coding sequence ATGCACACTGAACTTGCTCCTGCCATTGATCAACAGAAGCTCCAACAGGCCATTCGCGCTAGCCAAGACTATTTACTCTCCCAGCAATATCCAGAAGGCTACTGGTGGGCGGAATTGGAGTCAAATGTCACAATGACGGCAGAGGTAATTCTGCTGCACAAAATTTGGGGCACTGAGCAGCGACTTCCTTTAGCTAAAGCCGAGCATTACCTGCGCATTCACCAGCGAGAGCATGGTGGTTGGGAATTGTTCTACAGTGATGGCGGCGACCTCAGCACCAGTGTCGAAGCCTACATGGGGTTACGGCTGCTGGGGGTTCCCATGGATGATCCTGCCCTAGTCAAAGCCCGACAGTTTATTCTGGCACGGGGCGGCATTACCAAAACCCGTATTTTTACCAAGCTGCATCTTGCCCTCTTGGGGTGCTATGACTGGCGGGGGATCCCTTCACTGCCGCCGTGGATTATGCTCCTGCCTGAGGGCAGCCCGTTCACCATCTATGACATGTCTAGTTGGGCACGAGGGAGTACGGTGCCCTTGCTGATTGTGATGGATCGCAAACCTGTCTATCCGATGCAGCCTGCCCTTAGCCTCGATGAACTGTACGTGGAAGGCCGCGCCAATGCATCCTATGAACTGCCGCGCCAAGGTAACTGGGGGGATGTGTTTATTGGCTTGGATCAGGTGTTCAAGGTCTGCGAAGCATGGAATCTCACCCCTCTGCGGCAGGAAGGGATCAAGGCAGCAGAAAAATGGGTGCTCGAGCGACAAGAGGCCAGCGGTGACTGGGGGGGCATTATTCCGGCGATGCTGAACTCCCTACTGGCGCTGCGGGTTCTGAACTATGCAGTGGATGACCCGATTGTGCAGCGGGGAATGGCGGCGGTTGATCGCTTTGCCATTGAAACAGAGACGGAGTACCGTGTGCAGCCCTGTGTCTCGCCGGTGTGGGATACGGCGCTGGTGATGCGGGCAATGGTGGACTCAGGGATAGCTGCGGATCATCCTGCGTTGGTCAAGGCAGGGGAGTGGTTGCTCTCAAAGCAAATTCTCGACTATGGTGACTGGTGCGTTAAAAATAAAACGGGTCAGCCTGGTGGCTGGGCGTTTGAGTTTGAAAATCGCTTTTACCCAGATGTTGACGATACCGCCGTGGTGGTGATGGCGTTAGAGGCGGTCACACTTCCTGACGAAAAGGTGAAACGACAGGCCATGGAGCGTGCTGCCGCATGGGTGGCTTCAATGCAGTGCCGTCCGGGAGGGTGGGCAGCCTTTGATGTGGACAACGACCAAGATTGGTTGAATGCTATTCCCTACGGCGATCTCAAGGCGATGATTGATCCGAATACGGCGGATGTAACGGCACGTGTGCTGGAAATGGTGGGGCGATGCGCTCTTTCGTTTGACAGCACGGCAGTAGATCGCGCCTTGGCTTACCTGCGCAATGAGCAGGAACCGGAAGGCTGCTGGTTTGGCCGTTGGGGGGTGAATTATATCTATGGCACCAGTGGGGTGCTCTCCGCGTTAGCTCTGGTTGCTCCCCGCTACGATCGCTGGCGAATTCGCCGCGCGGCGGAATGGTTAGTGCAGTGCCAAAATAGGGATGGTGGCTGGGGGGAAACCTGCTGGAGCTACAATGATCCCTCGTTGAAAGGCAAAGGGGATAGTACGCCTTCGCAAACGGCGTGGGCGCTCATTGGCCTGCTAGCGGCGGCAGAGGCGACGGGGGAGGCTGCAACAGCGGCAATTGAGCGTGGGGTAACCTACCTCCTAGAAACCCAGCGTAGTGATGGCACATGGAATGAGGATTATTTTACGGGGACGGGGTTTCCTTGCCATTTTTACCTGAAGTACCACTACTACCAACAGCACTTTCCCTTGACTGCTTTAGGTCGCTATGCGCGGTGGCGAGAGCAAGCCTAG
- a CDS encoding phycocyanobilin:ferredoxin oxidoreductase — protein sequence MSLRQQQHPLIQRLADRIEQIWQTHLQLAPYELPADLGYVEGKLEGERLVIENHCYQAPPFRKLHLELARVGNTLDILHCVMFPQPTYDLPMFGCDLVGGRGQISAAIVDLSPVTGELPPAYTTALNALPKIAFSQTRELPPWGYIFSPFCLFIRPQGASEEQQFLDRIGDYLALHCQLSQQSTPLLDPQPVIAGQQQYCQQQQQNDKTRRVLEKAFGHDWAERYMTTVLFDAP from the coding sequence ATGTCTCTCCGTCAGCAACAACATCCCCTCATTCAACGCTTGGCCGATCGCATCGAGCAGATTTGGCAGACTCACCTGCAGCTTGCTCCTTACGAGTTACCCGCAGACCTTGGCTATGTTGAAGGCAAACTGGAGGGAGAGCGCCTCGTCATTGAAAACCACTGCTACCAAGCTCCTCCCTTTCGCAAACTGCATTTAGAATTGGCACGGGTGGGGAACACCCTCGATATTTTGCACTGCGTGATGTTTCCGCAGCCAACCTATGATCTGCCCATGTTTGGCTGTGACTTAGTGGGAGGGCGTGGGCAAATTAGTGCTGCCATTGTTGATCTGTCTCCTGTGACTGGGGAGCTACCCCCTGCCTACACTACTGCCTTGAATGCACTGCCTAAGATAGCCTTTAGCCAGACGCGGGAGCTGCCGCCATGGGGCTATATTTTTTCGCCATTTTGCCTTTTTATTCGCCCCCAAGGTGCTAGCGAAGAGCAGCAATTTTTAGATCGCATTGGCGACTATCTAGCGCTTCACTGCCAGCTAAGCCAACAGAGCACCCCCCTCCTCGATCCCCAGCCAGTGATTGCTGGTCAACAGCAATATTGCCAGCAACAACAGCAAAACGACAAAACACGGCGAGTCCTTGAAAAAGCCTTTGGTCACGACTGGGCGGAGCGGTATATGACCACTGTACTGTTTGATGCACCATAG
- a CDS encoding FAD-dependent oxidoreductase — protein MQTEVLVVGGGTGGVAAALTAARCGAKTLLVSEEPWLGGMLTSAGVPAPDGNELLAWQTGVWGRFLRAIAQRQSHGLDHAWVSFFTFEPKVAAAIFHDWVTASPNLTWMAGHTPQAVLRRGDRITGVEFSAFTVYAEITIDATELGDLLPLGEIPHRWGWEWQPETGEPSAPPAPNALTTTYPVQAPTWVVMLRDYGSGETAPEIPPSPLWDDHKFEGAWQGYDPEHFLNYGRLPGDRFMLNWPQQGNDYGVNLGRLVQSATAKQEFLQEARWHSQDFACYIQRHLGRRYGLAEDTFPVLPNQLGGGAYALHPYYRESRRLIGLTTVQEQDILPVAGGIVAPAPSTVTGRYTGVAIGNYANDHHYPGHNFALATKSIRWGGRWTGTPFMIPYTCLIPKDIDGFLVAEKNISVTHIANGATRLQPVVMAIGQAAGWLAATAVQQHRQPRDLVDSLDLIPLITEHRQAIFPFFNLHPDHPEWEDWQCHTLRTFEATRPLSGYAPLQTPAPDPSPEGLVSVCGEFQKLGDQQYQLLEGDRQWPLVTLRSTINDRLHECVSGQQVHIMGVVNPYAPWIRVEILDS, from the coding sequence ATGCAAACTGAGGTTCTGGTGGTGGGAGGGGGCACAGGGGGAGTTGCTGCTGCTTTAACCGCTGCTCGTTGTGGTGCTAAAACCCTGTTGGTAAGCGAAGAGCCATGGTTAGGGGGTATGCTCACCAGTGCTGGGGTGCCTGCGCCTGACGGCAATGAGCTATTGGCATGGCAAACGGGGGTGTGGGGACGGTTCCTGCGGGCGATCGCCCAACGACAATCCCATGGCTTAGATCATGCGTGGGTGAGCTTTTTTACGTTTGAGCCTAAAGTGGCTGCTGCCATATTCCATGATTGGGTGACGGCCAGCCCCAACTTAACGTGGATGGCCGGTCACACTCCCCAAGCGGTTTTGCGTCGGGGCGATCGCATCACCGGGGTAGAATTTAGTGCCTTTACCGTCTATGCAGAGATTACGATCGATGCCACGGAACTAGGGGATCTGCTGCCCTTGGGAGAGATTCCCCACCGTTGGGGGTGGGAGTGGCAGCCAGAGACCGGTGAACCCTCGGCACCCCCTGCCCCGAATGCGCTGACCACAACCTATCCTGTGCAAGCCCCCACGTGGGTAGTGATGTTGCGAGATTACGGCAGTGGTGAAACAGCGCCAGAGATTCCGCCGTCTCCCCTGTGGGATGATCATAAGTTTGAGGGAGCATGGCAGGGGTACGATCCAGAGCACTTCTTGAACTATGGCCGCCTGCCGGGCGATCGCTTCATGCTCAATTGGCCGCAGCAGGGGAATGACTATGGGGTGAACCTAGGGCGATTAGTGCAGTCTGCCACTGCTAAGCAAGAATTTCTGCAAGAAGCCCGCTGGCACAGCCAAGATTTTGCCTGCTACATACAACGCCACTTGGGTCGCCGTTATGGTCTTGCCGAGGATACCTTTCCCGTCCTACCAAACCAGCTTGGTGGGGGAGCCTATGCCTTGCATCCCTACTACCGTGAAAGCCGCCGCCTGATTGGCCTAACCACCGTGCAAGAGCAAGACATTTTGCCAGTGGCGGGGGGCATCGTAGCCCCAGCTCCGAGCACCGTAACAGGGCGCTATACAGGGGTGGCGATCGGGAATTATGCCAACGATCATCATTATCCGGGACACAACTTTGCCCTTGCGACCAAATCCATTCGCTGGGGCGGGCGCTGGACCGGTACACCTTTTATGATTCCCTACACCTGTCTGATTCCCAAGGACATCGACGGCTTCTTAGTAGCTGAAAAGAATATCTCGGTGACCCACATTGCCAATGGGGCAACCCGACTGCAACCCGTTGTAATGGCGATTGGTCAGGCGGCAGGTTGGCTGGCCGCTACTGCCGTTCAGCAACACCGACAGCCTCGGGATCTGGTTGATAGCTTAGATCTTATACCCCTCATTACTGAGCATCGGCAGGCGATTTTTCCGTTTTTCAACCTCCACCCCGATCACCCAGAATGGGAAGACTGGCAATGCCACACCCTCCGCACCTTTGAGGCCACACGTCCCTTGAGCGGCTACGCCCCCTTGCAAACCCCCGCACCAGACCCCTCCCCTGAGGGCTTGGTCTCTGTTTGTGGTGAGTTCCAAAAACTAGGGGACCAGCAATACCAACTTCTTGAGGGCGATCGCCAGTGGCCGTTGGTCACCCTGCGCTCAACGATCAATGACCGTCTGCACGAGTGTGTAAGCGGTCAGCAGGTACACATTATGGGGGTTGTCAATCCCTATGCACCATGGATTCGCGTTGAGATTCTTGACAGCTAA
- a CDS encoding FGGY-family carbohydrate kinase, whose translation MTITALGIDFGTSGARAIALNAKGEILASTRRTLAQPDNPQEWAATLWELIQEIPLKVRQQIQRIAIDGTSATVLLCNPDGDPISPALLYNDDRAQESLKVLAGIAPANHLVLSATSSLVKLLWLWEHYPTAGGYFLHQADWLAFLLHGQLGISDWHNALKLGYDPAAETYPDWFYHPILAPLQPLLPKVVAPGTVIGTPTRIAQSLGLSSECQICAGTTDSIAAFLASGAHHVGDAVTSLGSTLVLKLLSNRPVQDRAAGIYSHRLGDLWLVGGASNCGAAILGQFFTPTELEHLSRHINPQQPTGLDYYPLLRRGERFPVNDPHLEPRLEPRPAEPHLFLQGLLESLSRIEQQGYQRLQTLGASPLQRVWTAGGGAHNPAWLAIRQQFLGVPVAISPQTEAAYGAALLACGSTNSLQNRQQSYPFTSGC comes from the coding sequence ATGACCATCACCGCCCTTGGAATTGATTTTGGTACCTCCGGTGCCCGGGCGATCGCCCTCAACGCCAAGGGTGAGATACTTGCCAGCACTCGCCGCACCTTAGCCCAGCCAGATAATCCTCAAGAATGGGCGGCAACCCTGTGGGAGTTAATTCAGGAGATTCCCCTTAAAGTACGGCAACAGATCCAGCGCATTGCCATTGATGGCACTTCTGCCACGGTCTTATTGTGCAATCCTGACGGTGACCCCATTTCCCCCGCTCTTCTCTACAACGATGATCGTGCTCAAGAGTCCCTCAAGGTATTAGCAGGCATCGCGCCAGCCAATCATCTCGTCCTCAGTGCCACTAGTAGTCTTGTGAAACTGCTGTGGTTATGGGAGCACTACCCCACAGCAGGCGGTTATTTCTTGCACCAAGCAGACTGGCTAGCCTTTTTGCTCCACGGCCAACTGGGTATATCGGATTGGCACAATGCCCTCAAATTGGGGTATGACCCCGCTGCCGAGACCTATCCTGACTGGTTTTATCATCCCATCCTTGCCCCTTTGCAACCGTTGCTCCCTAAGGTTGTTGCCCCTGGAACAGTCATCGGCACTCCAACAAGGATAGCGCAATCGTTGGGACTGTCGTCAGAGTGCCAAATTTGTGCAGGCACCACTGATAGTATTGCTGCCTTTTTGGCCAGTGGTGCCCATCACGTGGGGGATGCGGTAACGTCCTTAGGCTCAACCCTAGTGCTGAAACTTCTGAGTAACCGTCCTGTGCAGGATCGGGCAGCAGGAATCTACAGTCATCGCCTTGGCGATCTCTGGTTGGTGGGGGGTGCCTCTAACTGCGGTGCAGCAATTCTGGGACAATTTTTTACCCCTACAGAACTAGAGCATCTCAGTCGCCACATCAACCCTCAGCAGCCTACGGGGTTAGACTATTATCCCCTCCTCAGGCGAGGAGAGCGTTTTCCCGTTAATGATCCGCACCTTGAGCCGCGTTTAGAACCACGACCTGCTGAACCCCATTTGTTTTTGCAAGGACTTCTAGAAAGCCTCAGCCGCATTGAACAACAGGGCTATCAGCGATTACAAACCCTTGGTGCGTCACCACTGCAACGGGTTTGGACAGCAGGGGGAGGTGCCCATAATCCAGCATGGCTAGCCATTCGTCAACAATTTTTGGGGGTGCCCGTGGCCATTTCGCCGCAAACAGAGGCGGCCTACGGTGCTGCACTCCTTGCCTGTGGCTCAACCAACTCCTTACAAAATCGACAACAAAGCTACCCTTTTACAAGCGGCTGCTGA